GGCGTCGCCTCCTCGCCTTCCGCGTAAGCCGTCTGCGGAATCACGCACGTCCCGAACACCCAGTCCGCCACCGGCAGACCGAACCAGCCCGAAACCGACTCGTTGCAATCGGTGACCGCATGGTGGCGCAGATGAAACGCATAGACCGGCTGCCAGAACCAGCCCCACCGACGATGCGTGATCAACGGCGCCCACGTCTCGAACGGCCAGTGGTTGATCGCGTGCAACACTTCGTAGAGCACCAGCGACGACGCGATCGCCGCGTAGCCGCCGAAAAACCACGGGAACGACGGCGCGAGCCATTGCAGCAACGCGAAAAGCGGCGTGAGCAGCAGAGCGAACACGGTCAGCGAATACCACGGGAAGAAGGACGCCTCACCTTGCTCCGGCTCGATGATCGGAAACTTGTTTTCGATGAAAAGAATCCCGCGTCCGTCGCGCGCCGGCCGGCGCGTGATCCGCGTCAACGCGTGGTGCAGGGTGTGCTGGCGATAAAGACGGCTCAGGAACGGGATCGCCGGCAAGTGCAGCACGTAGCGATGGAAGAAGAACTCCATGAAACAGTTGACGAGGCTGATGAGGGCGAAGGCCGCGAAGAACTTCCACGCCGGTGCGAGCCATTGGAGGTCCCACACGCTGGGAGCCGCCAGCCACAGCAACGCGCCCAGTCCGCCCAGCGTCACCAGGACGGTGAACGCGAACAGGGGCAGCGACAGCTCTTCGTGATCGTGGTTCTGGCCGGAATCGGCCGCGGTGGATTCGGAGTCTGATTGCATGGAAATGAAATTGAGGCCGCCGACCAACGCCCACGGGGCGGTCGCGCTCGAGCGAGTCGCTTCGTCCTCAGCCGCGAGACTCCTTCTTCGCCCACGCCGAAGCCACCGCCACGAATGAACGTATCATCGGGGTCGCAAAAATCCGGCGCGTGGCGTGGAAACAAGGGCGCATCGATCGCAGCGAAGGCTCCACCAAAGGGGAAGCCCGAGAAAAAGCCAGCGCAGGATTTGCCGAGCCTCCTCGCGTCTCCGCCGACCGCGTTCTTCGCAGAGGATCGCACGGCACAGACTGCGATTCCGCCGCTGCACACGAAGGCAAGCCCACCCGGCGCGCCCATCCGCGACGCGCCTCAGGTGCCCAAAACGTGACTCGATTCACCGGCACGCACAGACGCACTACCCCGCGCCGTTCGCGCACGGTGCGTCGACGGCGACACGAGACAGCGGCGCAGCGCGCGCGACCGATCTCAATTCGGCGTCACGAGCTGTTCGGTTGGGCGGATTTGGTCTTCGCGCGCATCGTCCGGGGCGTGTCGCGCGTGGTGGCGATGGCGCACCTTTTCCTGTGCAGCCAGCCAGTGGTCGAGCTCATGGCCGTCGGGGCAGCCATCCTGTTGCCAGAGCAGATAGGCTTCGTGGCGGATCTCCTCGGTGAGGTCGCCGCGCGGCCGCTTTTCACGGTGTTCGCGGGTTTTCATGAGGCCTCCTTGGTTCGACGATAGTGTAGCACCGTTTCGCGATTCCGCCGCGTAATTTTGCGGAAAAAGACGCGCATCTTTTGGTTCTTGCGGACGGGCGGGCGGCGGGGCTTCTTGGCCCTTCCATGAGCAACGAGAACGCCTCCACCAACGAAGTCGCCGTCATCAAGACCAGCTACGGCGAAATGACCATCGCCTTCTGGCCCGACGTCGCGCCGAAGACCGTCGAGAATTTCAAGAAACTCGCCCGCGAGGGCTTCTACGACGGCACGGCGTTCCACCGCATCATCAAGGGTTTCATGATTCAGGGCGGCTGCCCGAACACGAAGGCCGGCGAGACCGGCATGCCCGGCACCGGCGGCCCCGGCTGGAAGGTGAAGGCCGAGTTCAACGCCAAGGCGCACGTTCGCGGCGTCATCTCGATGGCCCGCTCGTCGCATCCCGACAGCGCCGGCTCGCAATTCTTCATCTGCCACGGTGACGCCCGCTTCCTCGACCGCCAATACACCGCCTTCGGCCAGCTCGTGAAGGGCGATGAAGTCCTCGAGCAACTCGCCAACGTCCCGACCAAATCCGGCGGCGGCGGCGAGAAGAGCACGCCGATCGACCGCGTGGCCGTCGAGAGCGTGAAGATCGTCGCGGCCTGAGCCGCGCCGGTCGGATGCCCAGACGCAAGGCCGGCTGCACGCCGGCCTTTTTCTTTTCTCTTCGCCGTTGAGCGAAGCCGCGCGAGCTACTTGGCGAGAAGCCCCAGCAGGCGCTTGGCTTCGTTTTTGTCCCGCGCTTCGGCATTGGACTCCACGACCTCTCGCAGCAGCTGGCGGGCGGCGTCTTTTCGGCCGGCATTCGCATGCTCGACCGCACGGGACAAACGGTCGGCTGCCAGCGCCGTCCGACGATTGATCTCGAGCATCGACCGCAAGTGCGGCTCGGGGAACTTCGCGCGCACCTCATCGATGCGGGAGACGATCCGCGCATAGCTCGATTTCGCAAACAGCTCGTTCAACTCGCGCTCCATATCCTGCCAGTCCTGCGCATGCAGGAGGCGCCGCGCAAATTGCTTCAAATCGCCTGTGGCGTGAGGATCGACCAGCGCGAGTTCCAGTCGCTGCCGGCCGCGGCGCTCGTTTCCTTCCCGGATGTCGGCCACGCCGAGACCCACATCGATCGCCACATCGTCCGGCGCCAGCCGCGCTCCCTGCTCCAACAACTGCCGGTCCGCCGGCTCGTAGACCTCGAGCGCCGAGACCACGCCGGCAAGACCCTGGTAGGCCGGCACGAAACGCGGGTTCAATTCGAGCGCCTTCCGCATTGCCTTTGCCACTTCGAGCGCCAGCACCGGACTGAAATTCTCCTCCGTGACGTCGCTGGCCTGCATCTTCGCGACGGCATAACCGTAGTGCGCGTAGTAGCTGCGCGAGCCCGCGGCAATGGCTCGGGCAAAGTGCTCGGCGGCCAGCCGGTTGTTTTTCGCCATCGCGTGCGCTTCCGCGAGCGTCTGCCACGCGAGCGGGTCGCTCGGCGCCAGTTGCGTCGCTCGCTGCAAATACGGCAGCGCCGCCGCGGTCTCTCCACGTCGCGATCCGAGCAACAGCACGCCTTTGGTCCGCTCGACTTCCGCCTCACTCGCCGGCCGCACGATGAGCTTGGCATCGATATCGGCGAACGGCACGCGGAAGCGCTGCAGCGCGTAATGCCCCTCTTTCAGGTATTCGGCCAGCTTCCGGCCGAACGTCGCGTAATCCGCGCCGAACGCGTCGCGAAACGCTCCCTCCATATCCGGGCGATGCGCCACTCCATCCAGGTAGCGCGCGACTGCCTCGCGTCCAGGCGACCCGCGCCCGTAGAGCAGGTAGTGCGACATCAACCACGACCGCGCATAGAAGAGCGTCGCCCGATTGCCCTCGTTGAACTTGATGCCCTCGCGCGGAGTCGTCACCAACCGCCCGACATCGACGCCTTCTCGCAGCAGCAGTCGCAGATGATCCGGCATCAACGCTCCGAACGAACACACGTCGCCCTCGGCCCGAAACGTTGAGTAGACCTCGGCCACGCCCTCCTCGAGCCACGCCGGAAGTGCCTGGTCGGCCGAAGCGCTATACCAATGCACCGCCTCGTGAAACACGAGCTGCCGCGCGGTCCGCTCGTCGTAATCCAGCGCCAACGCGAGCGCGTGCGTGCCGCCGACGTGGACGAAAAATCCTCCGATCTCCTCCGGCTTGCCGTTCTCCAACGGTTTGAACGGCTTCAAATCCCGATCGCGCGGAAAGAGCAGCACGGTGACAGGCTGCAATTGCCGCTCCGGCACGGACACCACGGCCTGCATCGCGCGCCGGAACTGCTCCAACTCCACCGCCCAGCGCCGCGCCGTCGCTGCGGGAGCCGGAGTCAACACGGTGAAGAGCGGGCTTTGCACGGCGATCCACTTCTCCGGTTTCGCGGCCAGCATTGCCGGCATCACGGCCAGTAGAATCGCGACCACCGCGCGCACGATCGCGAACCCAAGTCCACAGTTGGCGGACCAGGGAGAAGCGGCACGGGCGGCCGCGCGGCCGCGGAAACGTCGCGCTGAATTACTCGGCGGCGTGACGAAGCGGATCGAATTCATTGCGGGGCTTCGCTCATCGGCTTGATCTTGATCGGTGGAGTGAAGGCAGGTGGCTTCGGCCGCGTCCCTGGTTTCTCACGCACGGGCTTGCGGCCCTCGATCTTGGCGCGGAGCGTCTCGGCGGCCTCGCCGCTCCAGGAGTCGGGCGCGAGATCGGGCAGCTGATCGAGCAACTGCAACGCCTCGGCGTCCTTCCCCAAGTGGTGGCGCGCACAGGCGAGCGCCACCAGTGTCCGATCCCGCGCCTTCAACTGGCCGAAGCGGCGCTGCACAGTGTTCAGGTTCGCCACGACCGGCTCCGGCGCGCTGGCCTCGATCCACGCGAGCATTTCGTAGGCGCGCGATTGCTCCGGCGTCGCCGCGATGGACCGCAGGAGGCAGCTGCGCAGCTCCTCCCCGAGTTCCGCCGGCATGCGGTAATAGGGATCGAAACGCGCGAACAGCTGTCGCGTGCGATGCTCTACGTATTCCTGCGCCACGGCGGGATTCGGTGTCTCGGCCGCCAACGCCTTCTGCCAGCGTTCCTGCATCGCCACCATGTCGCCTTTGTAGCGCGCGAGCGTGCCGAGGACTTCGCTGGCGCGGGTATCTCCTGCGCCGGCCGCTTCGAGCAACGCAAACTCCGCCCGCGGGTCCTGCCGCGTGCGCACCAGCACCTCGGCGAGACGCAGGCGCATCGTCGCCGGCGGCACGTCTTCGACCGTGTAGGTTTTCGCCTCGGGCACCGGCGGCGGCGGCGCACTGCGCGCCTGATAGCGGCCGGCGGACGCATAGGAATTCAGCTCCTTGGTCAGACGGGCGAGATCCCAGCCGAGGAGCTGCCGGCTCGCCTCTCGCAGCAACGCGGGATTGTCGTGCACCTCGGGCGAGCGAGCGACGGCGAGGAAGCGCAGGCGGTTTTCCAACGGAATGTCGACGGCGCCGAAATGGCAGAAATGCACCAACAGCCACGACTGCGCATAGAAGATGCCGGTGTGGTCGTTGCCGCGATAGAGCGCCGATTCGCGACCGGTGGCGACGAGTTGCTCGAGCGGCATGAGTTTCTCCTGCTGCAAGGCCCGCAACCGGCCGAGCGGCGGGCGACCGAACATCAGCTTCCCGCGCTCAACCGCAACGGTGGAATAGAGCTCGGCCATGCCCTCGTTGAACCAGACGGGCGGATTCTCCTCCGCCACGCGAAAGAGGTGGTGCACGAACTCATGCCGGACGACCAAAGGAGAGCTCGCTTCGTTGTCGGACGGCGTGAGCAGGATCGTGGTGCGGTCGGCTTGCGGCAGATGCAGTCCGCGCAGGCGATTCTCGCGATTCACCGTCGTGGGCAGACATGCCTGAAAATCGCTTTCGTCGGCGAAGAGAAAAACTGTCACAGGAATCGGGCGATGCTCGCGCAAGCGGGCCTGCTCGAGAAAAAACGCGCGGAGCAATTCGAGGTCGCCCAGCGTGTCGACGGCGCGCCAGCCGCTGTCATTGGTGTAGAGCTCGAAATGCGGCGAACGATGAAGCCGCCAGCGCGATTTCCCGCCCGGGAAGCCACTGTCGGCCGCCGCGGCCGGCTGCGACGATGCGATGAGGAGCGCCGCCATTCCGAACAGCACGCCGCGAAGACAGGAACGTAGATTACCCATTGAGATCGGCCCGCGGCGGCACAATGGCGTGCGCAGCAAAAGACCAGCAAACAAAAAGCCCGGCGCGGTGAAGCGCCGGGCGGGAAGCGGGACAAGGTCGGGCGCGCCGGAGCGGCGCGGCGAGCTCAGGCTTGGTCGAAGCCGACGGCCTTCGCGACTTCGTCGTAGACGATGCGACCGCCGCGGGTGTTCACGCCCTTGGCGAGGCCCTTGTGCTCGTTCAGGGCGCGCTCGACGCCCTTCTGGACGATCATCGCGACGTAGGGCTCGGTGGCCTGCGTGAGACCCAGCGTCGAGGTGCGGCCGACGAGCGCCGGCATGTTCGGCACGGCGTAGTGGTTGACGCCGAATTCCTGGTAGGTCGGCTTCTCGTGCGAGGTGTATTTGATCCCCTCGATGCAGCCGCCTTGGTCGATCGCGATGTCGACGATGACGGAGCCCGGGCGCATGTTTTTCACCATCTTCTTCATCACGACGGTGGGCGCCTTGGCCGCGGGAATGAGCACCGCGCCGACGACGAGATCGGCCGAGGCGACCTCGGCCTCGACGTTGGCGGGATTCGAAACGAGCGTGACGACTTTGCCGCGGTATTCCTGGTCGATGATCTCGAGCTTGCGCGTGTCGAGGTCGAGCACGGTCACACGGGCGCCCATGCCGGCGGCCATGCGGACGGCGTGCGCGCCGGAGTTGCCCGCGCCGACCACGACCACGTGACCGGGCATCGTGCCGGGGATGCCGCCGAGCAGCACGCCCGAGCCGCCGACCTGCGACTGGAGGAAATACGCGCCGACCTGGATCGAGAGGCGGCCGGCGATGTGCGACATCGGCTTGAGCAACGGGAATTGCCCATCGCTGCTCTCGACCGTCTCGTAGGCGATGCCGAGGATGCCCTTTTTGCAGAGCTGCTTCGCGAGTGAGGCACCGGCGGCGAGGTGCAGGTAGGTGAAGATCGTCTGGCCCTGCTGCATGAGGTCGAACTCGGCCTCGAGCGGCTCCTTCACCTTGAGAATCATGTCGGCGCTCTTCCAGACCTTGGCCGCGGAAGTCGCGAAGGTCGCGCCCGCGGCCTTGTATTCATCGTCGGTGAAACCGGCCGTCAGGCCCGCGTTCTTTTCCATGATGACCTTGGCGCCGAGCGTGGTGACGCGGCGGCAAAGGCTGGGGGTCATGGAAACACGTTTCTCACCGATCTTAATTTCTTTGGGGACACCGATAATCATGCGGACCGGGATACCGCGCGCCTCCGCCAAGACAAGAGCGCAACCGGCATCTGGGCCGGTAGTGGGGGGGCTTTCCCCCGTCCAACACCGCCTAATCCCCGAGGGAAAGCGCTTGCGGCCGAGCGACTGCGGGCGGTTAGTTCCCGCCCGCATGCCAAAGCCGATCAATCTCATCGTCGCCTGCGCGGCCAACCGCGTGATCGGTCGCCAACGCCGGCTGCCTTTCGACATTCCGGAGGACAAGGCGTGGTTCCACGAAAAGACCGCGGGCACGACGGTGGTTCTCGGGCGGATTTGCTACGAAACCTGGCCGCGCGTGCGACAGGATGGCCGCGTGCCGGTCGTGATCACGTCGGATACCGCCCTCGCCCGCCCCGGCATCCACGTCGCCTCTGATGTGACCGCGGCGCTGGCCATCGCCCAATCGCTGCCCGGCGAAATCATGGTGTGCGGCGGCCAGCGCATCTACGAGGAGACGTTGCCGATCTGCGACCGGTTGCTCCTCACGCTCGTGCACGCCGACGTGCCGGGTGACACGTTTTTCCCCGAGTGGCGCCACCTCGCGTGGCGCGAGACGTGGCGCAAGGAAAGCGCGGACGCGAACTACCGCTACACGTTCAGCGTCCTCGAACGTGCGCGTTAGTTGGCGACGTGGTTATCCGGCGCCGTGGTGTCGATGTGGAACAGGCAGTAGGCCGGGCAGAACGCGACCGCCGCGGTAATCAACGGCAGCAGGGCGACGAAGCCCCACTTGTTGCCCGTATGCACTCCCCAGATGACGATCAACCAGCCGAGCACGTAGCGAATTCCTGCATCGTAGGAGCCGACATTGTGTTTCATGGGACCTCCTTGGTTGGCCCAACTCTAGCCGACACCCGCGCGGAGGTCTGCGCATCCGTTGTCGAAAGGCCGGCCGATCCCCTCGGCGCGCGCCGGCTTCAACCGTGGCGCGGACCGCCAGAGCGCGCCGCGTGCGCCCAGGCGACCTCGATGTATTTCAGCGCCCACTTCTTGATGCTGCTGCGTTCCTCGGGCGTGAGCGCGCGCACGACTTTGGCGGGAGAACCGAGGATCATCGATCCGGGCGGCGCCTCGAATCGTTGCGTGACCAGCGCGTTGGCGCCGACGATGCATTGGTCGCCGATCTTCGCGCCGTCGAGAATGGTCGCGCCCATGCCGATCAGGCATTCGTCGCCGATTTCGCAGGCGTGGACGATGGCGCTGTGACCGACCGTGGTATGGCGGCCGATCTTCACGCCGAAATTGTCGGCAAGATGAACCATGGTGAGATCCTGGATGTTGCTCCCCTCACCCACTTCGATCGAATTGATATCACCGCGCAGAACGCAGCCATACCAGACGCTGCTGTTCGCACCGAGTGTCACGGCGCCGAGGATCGTCGCGGTCGGCGCGACGAACGCGGCCGACGAGACGGCGGGAGTTTGGCCGAGGAATTTCGCGAGGCGTTCGTGCACGTCCATGAAGCCACACTTGCGGCGCTGGCCCTCGCCGCCAAGTGCAGAGCGTCAGGGCGTCACTTGGCCGGGCGCTCGGTCCGGCCTCCACCCAGCCAGACCGCGAGTCCGAGCAGGCAGGTGAAGCCCACCGCGACGGCCGACACGAGCGCGCCGACGGCGAGGACAATTTCGATGACATAGTTCATGGCGGGGGAATGTCGGGCTTGACGCACGAACGATGCCCATAGTTTCAGTGGACACGCAAAAGTCACGGGCCCACCAGTCCCCACGCGGGGGATTCACCCAGTGTTTACAGGCCAGCGCCCTACGGCGCGGCGGGCTCAGATCACGATGCCGGCCAAGGTCGCGGAGAGATACGACGCGAGCGTGCCGCAGAGCAGCGCCTTCAGGCCGAGCTTGGCGAGATCGGCGCGGCGCTCGGGCGCGAGGGCTCCGATGCCGCCGATCTGCATGCCCACGCTGCTGAAGTTGGCGAAACCGCAGATGGCGATGCTCAGGATCAGCAGGCCCTTGTCGGTGACGATCGGCACGCTGTGGTTGGTGAGATTCTGGAAGGCGACGAATTCGTTGATCGTGAGTTTCTGACCGAGGAGGGTCGCGACGCTGTTCACGTCCTGCGACGGCACGCCCATCGCCCACGCCATCGGGTAGAACAGTTTTCCGAAGATCCAGTTGAGCGTGAGGTTGAAGTTCGGGCTGAAGATGTGGCCGATCGAGGTGAGGATCCAGTCGAGGCATGCGATGACGGCGATGAAGCCGATGAGCATCGCGATGACGTTCATGGCGATCTTGAAGCCGTCGCCGGCACCGTGGGAGATCGCGTCGATGACGTTGGAATACTCGCTCTTCACCTCGAGCTTCACCGTGCCCATGGTCTGGCTTTCCTGCGTTTCGGGGAAAACGATCTTGGAGATCACGAGCGCGCCGGGCGCGGCCATGAGCGACGCGGTGATGAGCTTCGGAGCGAGGTCCATGCCCGCGGCCGCGCCCATGTTGGCGTAGACGACAAGGATGCCGCCCGCGATGCAGGCGAGCGAACCGGCCATCGAAGCAAGCAGCTCGCTGTTAGTCATGCCGGCGAGATACGGCCGGATCATCACCTGCGCCTCGACCTGGCCGACGAACGCGCTGGCGACGTTGCTCAGCGACTCCGCGCCGGAGACGCGCATGATGAAATTCATCGCGCGCGCGATGACCGCCACGACGCGCTGCATGATGCCAAAGTGGTAGAGAATCGCCACGAGCGCACACACGAGGACGATCGTGGCGGTGACGTTGAACGCGAAGACGAAGCCGCCGGCGAAGTAGTTGCCGATCTTGCCGCCCTGGTCGACGGCGATGCCGCCGTAGACGAATGCCGCGCCCTGCCGCGAAAATTCCTCGAGCTTTCCGATACCATGCCCCAGCAGCTGGAAAAAGCGGCCGACCGGGCCGACTTTGAACACGAGCAACGCGATCACGACTTGGAGCGCAATGCCGCTGGCGACGAGCCGGTAATTGATCCGGCGACGATTATTCGAGAAGAGGAACGCGATACCGAGGATCAACGCGATTCCGCACAGGCCTTGAAGACGGTCCATGAACGAGCGACGCTGCGGGAAACGCGCGGGAGTTCAACACCGGAGACGCCGGGAGGGTCTGGCGCGTGCGTGGGCCCGGACCCGCGCACAAAAAAGGGCGCGGCGAACCGCGCCCGAATACGGAGGACTCAGCGCAACGCCACCGGCGGACCGAGCACTTCGCGCAACACGAAGGCTCGGCGCAAGGCGCCGGTGTGGCGCAGGTCGTCGAGCAACGCACCGCGCGCCGCGACTTTGTCGGCCGTCTGCGTGTCAGCGGTCTGTTGCTCGAACTCCGTGCGGCGCACGGCGGCGGCCTTCATCAGCTCGAGCTCGCGCATCTTCTCCACCAACGCGGCCTGCTGCTCAAG
This portion of the Candidatus Didemnitutus sp. genome encodes:
- a CDS encoding hemolysin III family protein; protein product: MQSDSESTAADSGQNHDHEELSLPLFAFTVLVTLGGLGALLWLAAPSVWDLQWLAPAWKFFAAFALISLVNCFMEFFFHRYVLHLPAIPFLSRLYRQHTLHHALTRITRRPARDGRGILFIENKFPIIEPEQGEASFFPWYSLTVFALLLTPLFALLQWLAPSFPWFFGGYAAIASSLVLYEVLHAINHWPFETWAPLITHRRWGWFWQPVYAFHLRHHAVTDCNESVSGWFGLPVADWVFGTCVIPQTAYAEGEEATPEKFASPNPCRPIRALDAWAQTAIQRRRDVAADGVPTESADSRVYTRGEEIAHWVTHGIGLAVSVAALTLLIVFSSLRGSAWEVVSFTIFGLTLLGLSTVAVLRQAFRSGRAKELFRRLDQPAIFVFIAGTYTPFLFSNLRGGTGWLFVGAIWGLCGAAAVYSLVFGARHRLVTIVAGLFVSWTILVAMGGVIATLPPAALWLLVAGAACYGVGAIFYFWQRLRFHRATWHALVLGGSTCHLLTAILFLLPVTH
- a CDS encoding DUF2934 domain-containing protein; translated protein: MKTREHREKRPRGDLTEEIRHEAYLLWQQDGCPDGHELDHWLAAQEKVRHRHHARHAPDDAREDQIRPTEQLVTPN
- a CDS encoding peptidylprolyl isomerase, with product MSNENASTNEVAVIKTSYGEMTIAFWPDVAPKTVENFKKLAREGFYDGTAFHRIIKGFMIQGGCPNTKAGETGMPGTGGPGWKVKAEFNAKAHVRGVISMARSSHPDSAGSQFFICHGDARFLDRQYTAFGQLVKGDEVLEQLANVPTKSGGGGEKSTPIDRVAVESVKIVAA
- the ald gene encoding alanine dehydrogenase, encoding MIIGVPKEIKIGEKRVSMTPSLCRRVTTLGAKVIMEKNAGLTAGFTDDEYKAAGATFATSAAKVWKSADMILKVKEPLEAEFDLMQQGQTIFTYLHLAAGASLAKQLCKKGILGIAYETVESSDGQFPLLKPMSHIAGRLSIQVGAYFLQSQVGGSGVLLGGIPGTMPGHVVVVGAGNSGAHAVRMAAGMGARVTVLDLDTRKLEIIDQEYRGKVVTLVSNPANVEAEVASADLVVGAVLIPAAKAPTVVMKKMVKNMRPGSVIVDIAIDQGGCIEGIKYTSHEKPTYQEFGVNHYAVPNMPALVGRTSTLGLTQATEPYVAMIVQKGVERALNEHKGLAKGVNTRGGRIVYDEVAKAVGFDQA
- a CDS encoding dihydrofolate reductase; amino-acid sequence: MPKPINLIVACAANRVIGRQRRLPFDIPEDKAWFHEKTAGTTVVLGRICYETWPRVRQDGRVPVVITSDTALARPGIHVASDVTAALAIAQSLPGEIMVCGGQRIYEETLPICDRLLLTLVHADVPGDTFFPEWRHLAWRETWRKESADANYRYTFSVLERAR
- a CDS encoding DUF2892 domain-containing protein, whose translation is MKHNVGSYDAGIRYVLGWLIVIWGVHTGNKWGFVALLPLITAAVAFCPAYCLFHIDTTAPDNHVAN
- a CDS encoding gamma carbonic anhydrase family protein, with the protein product MDVHERLAKFLGQTPAVSSAAFVAPTATILGAVTLGANSSVWYGCVLRGDINSIEVGEGSNIQDLTMVHLADNFGVKIGRHTTVGHSAIVHACEIGDECLIGMGATILDGAKIGDQCIVGANALVTQRFEAPPGSMILGSPAKVVRALTPEERSSIKKWALKYIEVAWAHAARSGGPRHG